The Rhododendron vialii isolate Sample 1 chromosome 5a, ASM3025357v1 genome contains a region encoding:
- the LOC131326032 gene encoding selT-like protein, whose translation MDRAQILLLGLPLFLFCSDIFNLFLSTPPPPPPKPDHHPHHHHHPHPHPHLTNPQPDVQQTLDFPTQKSSGIGAIGVGNTVNINFCSSCSYRGNAVTMKTMLETAFPGVNVVLANYPPPLPKRLLSKVVPVVQFGIIGVVVAGEHIFPRLGFVAPPPWYFSLRANRFGTISVTWLLGNFLQSMLQSSGAFEVYCNGELVFSKLKERRFPGEIELKDLVGRQVRGAFWS comes from the exons atgGATCGAGCTCAGATTCTGTTGCTAGGTCTACCACTCTTCCTCTTCTGTTCAGACATCTTCAACCTCTTCCTatcaacaccaccaccacctcctcccaAACCCGACCACCaccctcaccaccaccaccaccctcacCCTCACCCTCACCTAACAAACCCTCAGCCTGATGTTCAacaaaccctagattttcccACTCAG AAATCAAGCGGAATTGGAGCAATTGGCGTTGGAAACACCGTCAACATCAACTTCTGCTCTTCTTGTTCCTACAG AGGCAATGCAGTTACGATGAAAACTATGTTGGAAACTGCGTTTCCTGGCGTTAATGTTGTTTTAGCAAATTACCCCCCTCCTCTACCAAAACGCCTGCTCAGTAAAGTTGTACCTGTGGTTCAATTTGGAATCATTGGTGTCGTGGTTGCTGGTGAGCATATCTTCCCCAGGTTGGGATTTGTGGCTCCCCCTCCTTGGTACTTCTCCCTTCGTGCAAATAGATTTGGAACAATTTCAGTTACTTGGCTTCTTGGAAATTTCCTTCAATCCATGCTGCAAAGTTCTGGCGCTTTTGAAGTGTACTGCAATGGGGAATTG GTTTTCTCTAAGCTAAAGGAGCGGAGGTTCCCTGGTGAAATCGAGTTGAAGGATCTTGTTGGCAGACAGGTTAGGGGAGCTTTCTGGTCATAG
- the LOC131326025 gene encoding uncharacterized protein LOC131326025 isoform X1: MFAKRLFQKAINHSPNNVHGPEMLADLDMQIAIHYGIPSTASVLAFDPIQSLLAIGTLDGRIKVIGGDNIEGLLTSTKQLPFKYLEFLQNQGLLVSVSNDNDIQVWDLESRCITGSLQWESNITAFSVIYASHFMYIGDEYGRMSVLKYQTEDAGLLKLPYYVSLDHITEAADISIPDDQPIVGILPQPCSSGQRVLIAYACGFLVLWDVVEARIVVARGDKVLQLKDGVVDSPNLPGDASEQHLEEKEISALCWASSSGSILAVGYIDGDILFWKTSSAAPSKGKQPEISANVVRLQLSSAESRLPVIVLHWSANSNSHSDCDGQLFIYGGCEIGSEEVVTVLSIEWSSGMEALRCVGRVDLTLNGSFADMIILPPAGTRKNNNFSLLVLTNPGQLHFFDDAKFSTSVCQLEKRMSVAAVEFPMVVPTSNQYLTAAKLSFLPSDGNSCNALSKIASLMKCDPNSTPGGGARRLLTGGIANRSSFTEGNRIQKLYVAGYRDGSVRLWDATYPVLSLIYILETEVKGIKVAGSSASVSNIDFCPVTLSLAVGNEYGLVHMYNLNGGLDETSFHFITETKREVHNLPQGERYCCQAVFCLVNSPVQALKFTSCGSKLAVGYNGDRVAVLDTRSFSVLFLTDCLSATSSPIISVAWTSFIRSPKNSGPKSLDKSQEELIFMLTKDAKVYVIDGVAGTVISSRPVHLKKQSTAISMYVIGKYETMSSQSCEVSFVNPLYSEGNAPVSGSSNKKQPLQVPNNSTGIDEPSLETTSSENYSSENAKFSGSSKDSVVLLCCKDTLSLYHTKSVVQGEKKSISKLKLAQPCCWAATFKKDEKVCGLALLYQTGDVEIRSLPYLGLVKESSLMSILRWNYKANMEKTMSSTDNGLISLANGCEFAVLSLLGCENNFRISEYLPSLHDKVLAAAAEAAIGLSLNQKKKQGTSRRILGGIVKGFKGGKVGDRNDVTFPSKSYYRDLDGVFWRNPFPDPSSAVTQNQEVVEVSIDDIEIDEPVPVASTSTNKPEKNQKEKGGERGRLLNGGSADIKPRLRTPEEIMATYRKAGDAASVAAQARNKLLERQEKLERISKRTEELRSGAEDFASLANELVKVMESRKWWHI, translated from the exons ATGTTTGCGAAGCGATTGTTTCAGAAGGCGATCAATCACTCTCCG AATAATGTGCATGGACCTGAGATGTTAGCGGACTTGGATATGCAAATAGCTATACATTATGGCATACCGTCTACGGCATCAGTTCTTGCATTTGACCCCATCCAGAGCCTACTGGCCATTGGGACACT GGATGGTAGGATAAAAGTTATTGGTGGGGATAATATTGAAGGACTTCTGACTTCTACAAAGCAGTTGCCTTTTAAATACTTGGAG TTTCTACAAAACCAAGGGCTTTTAGTGAGTGTTTCTAATGACAATGATATTCAG gtttGGGATCTAGAGAGCAGGTGTATTACTGGCAGTCTACAATGGGAATCCAATATAACTGCTTTCTCTGTAATCTATGCCTCCCATTTCAT GTATATTGGAGATGAATATGGGAGGATGTCTGTACTGAAGTACCAAACCGAGGATGCAGGGCTTTTAAAATTGCCATATTATGTTTCTCTGGATCATATAACAG AAGCAGCTGACATTTCAATTCCTGACGACCAACCAATTGTTGGAATTCTTCCCCAGCCGTGTTCTTCTGGGCAGAG aGTCCTGATCGCATATGCTTGTGGTTTTCTTGTTCTGTGGGATGTTGTTGAAGCCCGGATTGTAGTTGCTAGAGGTGATAAGGTTCTTCAATTGAAAGATGGAGTAGTTGATTCTCCTAACCTTCCAGGTGATGCATCTGAACAACATTTGGAGGAGAAAGAGATAAGTGCACTTTGTTGGGCATCTTCCAGTGGCTCCATTCTAGCTGTGGGTTATATAGATGGAGATATACTGTTCTGGAAGACATCCAGTGCTGCCCCTAGTAAAGGCAAACAACCTGAAATATCAGCCAACGTTGTTAGGCTACAACTATCTTCTGCTGAGAGTAGGCTGCCTGTCATTGTCTTACACTGGTCTGCAAACAGTAATTCTCATAGTGATTGCGATGGCCAACTCTTCATCTATGGTGGTTGTGAGATAGGATCTGAAGAAGTTGTAACT GTTTTGAGTATTGAATGGTCATCTGGGATGGAGGCTTTAAGATGTGTTGGTCGAGTGGACCTCACACTTAATGGTTCCTTTGCTGACATGATTATCTTACCACCTGCTGGGACAAGGAAGAATAACAACTTTTCCCTATTGGTGTTGACAAATCCTGGACAACTGCATTTTTTTGATGATGCTAAATTTTCTACTTCAGTATGTCAGCTAGAGAAAAGAATGTCTGTCGCTGCTGTTGAATTTCCTATGGTTGTACCAACTTCTAATCAATACCTGACAGCTGCAAAACTCAGTTTTTTACCCTCAGATGGAAACTCATGCAATGCTCTGTCAAAG ATAGCGTCACTGATGAAATGTGATCCAAATTCGACGCCGGGTGGGGGCGCAAGGCGGCTGTTGACTGGAGGCATAGCTAACCGATCGTCCTTTACTGAGGGTAACAGGATTCAGAAACTGTATGTGGCAGGTTACCGAGATGGATCTGTTCGGCTATGGGATGCTACTTATCCAGTCTTAAGCCTTATTTATATTTTAGAAACCGAG GTCAAAGGTATAAAAGTAGCTGGTTCAAGTGCTTCAGTGTCAAACATTGATTTCTGCCCTGTCACTCTAAGTTTAGCTGTTGGCAATGAATATGGTCTG GTTCATATGTATAACCTCAATGGCGGTTTGGATGAAACAAGCTTTCACTTCATTACGGAAACAAAACGTGAAG TTCACAATTTGCCCCAAGGCGAAAGATATTGTTGTCAAGCTGTTTTTTGCCTTGTCAATTCTCCAGTTCAAGCATTAAAATTTACAAGTTGTGGATCCAAACTTGCTGTAGGTTATAATGGTGATCGT GTTGCAGTGCTTGATACGAGGTCATtttcggttttgtttttaaCAGACTGTTTGTCTGCCACTAGCTCGCCCATAATTTCAGTGGCTTGGACGTCGTTTATTAGAAGCCCTAAGAACTCAGGACCCAAATCTCTAGACAAGTCCCAAGAGGAATTAATATTCATGCTAACAAAGGATGCAAAAGTTTATGTCATTGATGGTGTTGCTGGTACCGTGATCAGCTCTCGTCCAGTCCACTTAAAAAAGCAGTCCACAGCAATTTCCATGTACGTTATTGGCAAGTATGAGACAATGTCTAGCCAAAGTTGTGAGGTAAGTTTTGTGAATCCACTGTACTCAGAGGGCAATGCACCAGTCTCTGGTTCATCGAATAAAAAGCAGCCACTGCAGGTGCCCAACAATTCCACCGGCATTGATGAGCCTTCTCTAGAAACTACTTCCAGTGAAAATTACTCATCAGAAAATGCAAAGTTCAGCGGAAGTTCAAAGGATTCAGTTGTTTTGCTTTGTTGTAAGGATACCTTGAGCTTGTACCACACAAAGTCTGTAGTTCAG GGGGAGAAAAAATCTATCAGCAAATTGAAACTTGCACAACCTTGTTGTTGGGCGGCAACTTTCAAGAAAGATGAGAAAGTTTGTGGCTTGGCATTACTCTATCAGACTGGAGATGTGGAAATCAG ATCTTTGCCATACTTAGGATTGGTCAAAGAAAGCTCCTTAATGTCAATTTTGAGGTGGAATTACAAGGCAAACATGGAGAAGACCATGAGTTCTACAGACAATGGGCTGATTTCACTG GCAAATGGTTGTGAATTTGCTGTCCTCTCTCTTTTGGGATGTGAAAATAATTTCAG AATATCCGAATATCTTCCTTCTCTTCATGACAAAGTCCTTGCAGCTGCGGCAGAAGCTGCCATTGGTTTGTCTTTGAATCAGAAGAAAAAACAG GGTACTTCCCGTCGGATTCTAGGTGGTATTGTGAAGGGTTTCAAAGGGGGGAAAGTGGGCGATAGAAATGATGTGACTTTCCCTTCCAAATCTTATTATAGAGATCTAGATGGGGTCTTTTGGAGGAACCCATTCCCAGATCCATCTTCGGCTGTTACACAAAATCAGGAAGTTGTGGAAGTCAGCATAG ATGATATCGAAATTGACGAACCTGTACCGGTGGCATCTACTTCAACAAATAAACCAGAGAAAAATCAGAAAG AAAAGGGTGGTGAAAGAGGAAGATTACTTAATGGAGGGAGTGCTGATATAAAGCCCAGACTTAGGACTCCGGAGGAAATCATGGCAACATATAGAAAAGCTGGG GATGCCGCTTCGGTGGCTGCGCAAGCAAGAAACAAGCTTCTAGAGCGCCAAGAGAAACTTGAG AGGATTAGCAAGCGAACTGAGGAATTGAGAAGTGGAGCTGAAGACTTTGCATCATTAGCGAACGAGCTAGTAAAGGTGATGGAAAGTCGGAAATGGTGGCACATATGA
- the LOC131326025 gene encoding uncharacterized protein LOC131326025 isoform X2 has translation MFAKRLFQKAINHSPNNVHGPEMLADLDMQIAIHYGIPSTASVLAFDPIQSLLAIGTLDGRIKVIGGDNIEGLLTSTKQLPFKYLEFLQNQGLLVSVSNDNDIQVWDLESRCITGSLQWESNITAFSVIYASHFMYIGDEYGRMSVLKYQTEDAGLLKLPYYVSLDHITEAADISIPDDQPIVGILPQPCSSGQRVLIAYACGFLVLWDVVEARIVVARGDKVLQLKDGVVDSPNLPGDASEQHLEEKEISALCWASSSGSILAVGYIDGDILFWKTSSAAPSKGKQPEISANVVRLQLSSAESRLPVIVLHWSANSNSHSDCDGQLFIYGGCEIGSEEVVTVLSIEWSSGMEALRCVGRVDLTLNGSFADMIILPPAGTRKNNNFSLLVLTNPGQLHFFDDAKFSTSVCQLEKRMSVAAVEFPMVVPTSNQYLTAAKLSFLPSDGNSCNALSKIASLMKCDPNSTPGGGARRLLTGGIANRSSFTEGNRIQKLYVAGYRDGSVRLWDATYPVLSLIYILETEVKGIKVAGSSASVSNIDFCPVTLSLAVGNEYGLVHMYNLNGGLDETSFHFITETKREVHNLPQGERYCCQAVFCLVNSPVQALKFTSCGSKLAVGYNGDRVAVLDTRSFSVLFLTDCLSATSSPIISVAWTSFIRSPKNSGPKSLDKSQEELIFMLTKDAKVYVIDGVAGTVISSRPVHLKKQSTAISMYVIGKYETMSSQSCEVPNNSTGIDEPSLETTSSENYSSENAKFSGSSKDSVVLLCCKDTLSLYHTKSVVQGEKKSISKLKLAQPCCWAATFKKDEKVCGLALLYQTGDVEIRSLPYLGLVKESSLMSILRWNYKANMEKTMSSTDNGLISLANGCEFAVLSLLGCENNFRISEYLPSLHDKVLAAAAEAAIGLSLNQKKKQGTSRRILGGIVKGFKGGKVGDRNDVTFPSKSYYRDLDGVFWRNPFPDPSSAVTQNQEVVEVSIDDIEIDEPVPVASTSTNKPEKNQKEKGGERGRLLNGGSADIKPRLRTPEEIMATYRKAGDAASVAAQARNKLLERQEKLERISKRTEELRSGAEDFASLANELVKVMESRKWWHI, from the exons ATGTTTGCGAAGCGATTGTTTCAGAAGGCGATCAATCACTCTCCG AATAATGTGCATGGACCTGAGATGTTAGCGGACTTGGATATGCAAATAGCTATACATTATGGCATACCGTCTACGGCATCAGTTCTTGCATTTGACCCCATCCAGAGCCTACTGGCCATTGGGACACT GGATGGTAGGATAAAAGTTATTGGTGGGGATAATATTGAAGGACTTCTGACTTCTACAAAGCAGTTGCCTTTTAAATACTTGGAG TTTCTACAAAACCAAGGGCTTTTAGTGAGTGTTTCTAATGACAATGATATTCAG gtttGGGATCTAGAGAGCAGGTGTATTACTGGCAGTCTACAATGGGAATCCAATATAACTGCTTTCTCTGTAATCTATGCCTCCCATTTCAT GTATATTGGAGATGAATATGGGAGGATGTCTGTACTGAAGTACCAAACCGAGGATGCAGGGCTTTTAAAATTGCCATATTATGTTTCTCTGGATCATATAACAG AAGCAGCTGACATTTCAATTCCTGACGACCAACCAATTGTTGGAATTCTTCCCCAGCCGTGTTCTTCTGGGCAGAG aGTCCTGATCGCATATGCTTGTGGTTTTCTTGTTCTGTGGGATGTTGTTGAAGCCCGGATTGTAGTTGCTAGAGGTGATAAGGTTCTTCAATTGAAAGATGGAGTAGTTGATTCTCCTAACCTTCCAGGTGATGCATCTGAACAACATTTGGAGGAGAAAGAGATAAGTGCACTTTGTTGGGCATCTTCCAGTGGCTCCATTCTAGCTGTGGGTTATATAGATGGAGATATACTGTTCTGGAAGACATCCAGTGCTGCCCCTAGTAAAGGCAAACAACCTGAAATATCAGCCAACGTTGTTAGGCTACAACTATCTTCTGCTGAGAGTAGGCTGCCTGTCATTGTCTTACACTGGTCTGCAAACAGTAATTCTCATAGTGATTGCGATGGCCAACTCTTCATCTATGGTGGTTGTGAGATAGGATCTGAAGAAGTTGTAACT GTTTTGAGTATTGAATGGTCATCTGGGATGGAGGCTTTAAGATGTGTTGGTCGAGTGGACCTCACACTTAATGGTTCCTTTGCTGACATGATTATCTTACCACCTGCTGGGACAAGGAAGAATAACAACTTTTCCCTATTGGTGTTGACAAATCCTGGACAACTGCATTTTTTTGATGATGCTAAATTTTCTACTTCAGTATGTCAGCTAGAGAAAAGAATGTCTGTCGCTGCTGTTGAATTTCCTATGGTTGTACCAACTTCTAATCAATACCTGACAGCTGCAAAACTCAGTTTTTTACCCTCAGATGGAAACTCATGCAATGCTCTGTCAAAG ATAGCGTCACTGATGAAATGTGATCCAAATTCGACGCCGGGTGGGGGCGCAAGGCGGCTGTTGACTGGAGGCATAGCTAACCGATCGTCCTTTACTGAGGGTAACAGGATTCAGAAACTGTATGTGGCAGGTTACCGAGATGGATCTGTTCGGCTATGGGATGCTACTTATCCAGTCTTAAGCCTTATTTATATTTTAGAAACCGAG GTCAAAGGTATAAAAGTAGCTGGTTCAAGTGCTTCAGTGTCAAACATTGATTTCTGCCCTGTCACTCTAAGTTTAGCTGTTGGCAATGAATATGGTCTG GTTCATATGTATAACCTCAATGGCGGTTTGGATGAAACAAGCTTTCACTTCATTACGGAAACAAAACGTGAAG TTCACAATTTGCCCCAAGGCGAAAGATATTGTTGTCAAGCTGTTTTTTGCCTTGTCAATTCTCCAGTTCAAGCATTAAAATTTACAAGTTGTGGATCCAAACTTGCTGTAGGTTATAATGGTGATCGT GTTGCAGTGCTTGATACGAGGTCATtttcggttttgtttttaaCAGACTGTTTGTCTGCCACTAGCTCGCCCATAATTTCAGTGGCTTGGACGTCGTTTATTAGAAGCCCTAAGAACTCAGGACCCAAATCTCTAGACAAGTCCCAAGAGGAATTAATATTCATGCTAACAAAGGATGCAAAAGTTTATGTCATTGATGGTGTTGCTGGTACCGTGATCAGCTCTCGTCCAGTCCACTTAAAAAAGCAGTCCACAGCAATTTCCATGTACGTTATTGGCAAGTATGAGACAATGTCTAGCCAAAGTTGTGAG GTGCCCAACAATTCCACCGGCATTGATGAGCCTTCTCTAGAAACTACTTCCAGTGAAAATTACTCATCAGAAAATGCAAAGTTCAGCGGAAGTTCAAAGGATTCAGTTGTTTTGCTTTGTTGTAAGGATACCTTGAGCTTGTACCACACAAAGTCTGTAGTTCAG GGGGAGAAAAAATCTATCAGCAAATTGAAACTTGCACAACCTTGTTGTTGGGCGGCAACTTTCAAGAAAGATGAGAAAGTTTGTGGCTTGGCATTACTCTATCAGACTGGAGATGTGGAAATCAG ATCTTTGCCATACTTAGGATTGGTCAAAGAAAGCTCCTTAATGTCAATTTTGAGGTGGAATTACAAGGCAAACATGGAGAAGACCATGAGTTCTACAGACAATGGGCTGATTTCACTG GCAAATGGTTGTGAATTTGCTGTCCTCTCTCTTTTGGGATGTGAAAATAATTTCAG AATATCCGAATATCTTCCTTCTCTTCATGACAAAGTCCTTGCAGCTGCGGCAGAAGCTGCCATTGGTTTGTCTTTGAATCAGAAGAAAAAACAG GGTACTTCCCGTCGGATTCTAGGTGGTATTGTGAAGGGTTTCAAAGGGGGGAAAGTGGGCGATAGAAATGATGTGACTTTCCCTTCCAAATCTTATTATAGAGATCTAGATGGGGTCTTTTGGAGGAACCCATTCCCAGATCCATCTTCGGCTGTTACACAAAATCAGGAAGTTGTGGAAGTCAGCATAG ATGATATCGAAATTGACGAACCTGTACCGGTGGCATCTACTTCAACAAATAAACCAGAGAAAAATCAGAAAG AAAAGGGTGGTGAAAGAGGAAGATTACTTAATGGAGGGAGTGCTGATATAAAGCCCAGACTTAGGACTCCGGAGGAAATCATGGCAACATATAGAAAAGCTGGG GATGCCGCTTCGGTGGCTGCGCAAGCAAGAAACAAGCTTCTAGAGCGCCAAGAGAAACTTGAG AGGATTAGCAAGCGAACTGAGGAATTGAGAAGTGGAGCTGAAGACTTTGCATCATTAGCGAACGAGCTAGTAAAGGTGATGGAAAGTCGGAAATGGTGGCACATATGA
- the LOC131326025 gene encoding uncharacterized protein LOC131326025 isoform X3 — protein sequence MSVLKYQTEDAGLLKLPYYVSLDHITEAADISIPDDQPIVGILPQPCSSGQRVLIAYACGFLVLWDVVEARIVVARGDKVLQLKDGVVDSPNLPGDASEQHLEEKEISALCWASSSGSILAVGYIDGDILFWKTSSAAPSKGKQPEISANVVRLQLSSAESRLPVIVLHWSANSNSHSDCDGQLFIYGGCEIGSEEVVTVLSIEWSSGMEALRCVGRVDLTLNGSFADMIILPPAGTRKNNNFSLLVLTNPGQLHFFDDAKFSTSVCQLEKRMSVAAVEFPMVVPTSNQYLTAAKLSFLPSDGNSCNALSKIASLMKCDPNSTPGGGARRLLTGGIANRSSFTEGNRIQKLYVAGYRDGSVRLWDATYPVLSLIYILETEVKGIKVAGSSASVSNIDFCPVTLSLAVGNEYGLVHMYNLNGGLDETSFHFITETKREVHNLPQGERYCCQAVFCLVNSPVQALKFTSCGSKLAVGYNGDRVAVLDTRSFSVLFLTDCLSATSSPIISVAWTSFIRSPKNSGPKSLDKSQEELIFMLTKDAKVYVIDGVAGTVISSRPVHLKKQSTAISMYVIGKYETMSSQSCEVSFVNPLYSEGNAPVSGSSNKKQPLQVPNNSTGIDEPSLETTSSENYSSENAKFSGSSKDSVVLLCCKDTLSLYHTKSVVQGEKKSISKLKLAQPCCWAATFKKDEKVCGLALLYQTGDVEIRSLPYLGLVKESSLMSILRWNYKANMEKTMSSTDNGLISLANGCEFAVLSLLGCENNFRISEYLPSLHDKVLAAAAEAAIGLSLNQKKKQGTSRRILGGIVKGFKGGKVGDRNDVTFPSKSYYRDLDGVFWRNPFPDPSSAVTQNQEVVEVSIDDIEIDEPVPVASTSTNKPEKNQKEKGGERGRLLNGGSADIKPRLRTPEEIMATYRKAGDAASVAAQARNKLLERQEKLERISKRTEELRSGAEDFASLANELVKVMESRKWWHI from the exons ATGTCTGTACTGAAGTACCAAACCGAGGATGCAGGGCTTTTAAAATTGCCATATTATGTTTCTCTGGATCATATAACAG AAGCAGCTGACATTTCAATTCCTGACGACCAACCAATTGTTGGAATTCTTCCCCAGCCGTGTTCTTCTGGGCAGAG aGTCCTGATCGCATATGCTTGTGGTTTTCTTGTTCTGTGGGATGTTGTTGAAGCCCGGATTGTAGTTGCTAGAGGTGATAAGGTTCTTCAATTGAAAGATGGAGTAGTTGATTCTCCTAACCTTCCAGGTGATGCATCTGAACAACATTTGGAGGAGAAAGAGATAAGTGCACTTTGTTGGGCATCTTCCAGTGGCTCCATTCTAGCTGTGGGTTATATAGATGGAGATATACTGTTCTGGAAGACATCCAGTGCTGCCCCTAGTAAAGGCAAACAACCTGAAATATCAGCCAACGTTGTTAGGCTACAACTATCTTCTGCTGAGAGTAGGCTGCCTGTCATTGTCTTACACTGGTCTGCAAACAGTAATTCTCATAGTGATTGCGATGGCCAACTCTTCATCTATGGTGGTTGTGAGATAGGATCTGAAGAAGTTGTAACT GTTTTGAGTATTGAATGGTCATCTGGGATGGAGGCTTTAAGATGTGTTGGTCGAGTGGACCTCACACTTAATGGTTCCTTTGCTGACATGATTATCTTACCACCTGCTGGGACAAGGAAGAATAACAACTTTTCCCTATTGGTGTTGACAAATCCTGGACAACTGCATTTTTTTGATGATGCTAAATTTTCTACTTCAGTATGTCAGCTAGAGAAAAGAATGTCTGTCGCTGCTGTTGAATTTCCTATGGTTGTACCAACTTCTAATCAATACCTGACAGCTGCAAAACTCAGTTTTTTACCCTCAGATGGAAACTCATGCAATGCTCTGTCAAAG ATAGCGTCACTGATGAAATGTGATCCAAATTCGACGCCGGGTGGGGGCGCAAGGCGGCTGTTGACTGGAGGCATAGCTAACCGATCGTCCTTTACTGAGGGTAACAGGATTCAGAAACTGTATGTGGCAGGTTACCGAGATGGATCTGTTCGGCTATGGGATGCTACTTATCCAGTCTTAAGCCTTATTTATATTTTAGAAACCGAG GTCAAAGGTATAAAAGTAGCTGGTTCAAGTGCTTCAGTGTCAAACATTGATTTCTGCCCTGTCACTCTAAGTTTAGCTGTTGGCAATGAATATGGTCTG GTTCATATGTATAACCTCAATGGCGGTTTGGATGAAACAAGCTTTCACTTCATTACGGAAACAAAACGTGAAG TTCACAATTTGCCCCAAGGCGAAAGATATTGTTGTCAAGCTGTTTTTTGCCTTGTCAATTCTCCAGTTCAAGCATTAAAATTTACAAGTTGTGGATCCAAACTTGCTGTAGGTTATAATGGTGATCGT GTTGCAGTGCTTGATACGAGGTCATtttcggttttgtttttaaCAGACTGTTTGTCTGCCACTAGCTCGCCCATAATTTCAGTGGCTTGGACGTCGTTTATTAGAAGCCCTAAGAACTCAGGACCCAAATCTCTAGACAAGTCCCAAGAGGAATTAATATTCATGCTAACAAAGGATGCAAAAGTTTATGTCATTGATGGTGTTGCTGGTACCGTGATCAGCTCTCGTCCAGTCCACTTAAAAAAGCAGTCCACAGCAATTTCCATGTACGTTATTGGCAAGTATGAGACAATGTCTAGCCAAAGTTGTGAGGTAAGTTTTGTGAATCCACTGTACTCAGAGGGCAATGCACCAGTCTCTGGTTCATCGAATAAAAAGCAGCCACTGCAGGTGCCCAACAATTCCACCGGCATTGATGAGCCTTCTCTAGAAACTACTTCCAGTGAAAATTACTCATCAGAAAATGCAAAGTTCAGCGGAAGTTCAAAGGATTCAGTTGTTTTGCTTTGTTGTAAGGATACCTTGAGCTTGTACCACACAAAGTCTGTAGTTCAG GGGGAGAAAAAATCTATCAGCAAATTGAAACTTGCACAACCTTGTTGTTGGGCGGCAACTTTCAAGAAAGATGAGAAAGTTTGTGGCTTGGCATTACTCTATCAGACTGGAGATGTGGAAATCAG ATCTTTGCCATACTTAGGATTGGTCAAAGAAAGCTCCTTAATGTCAATTTTGAGGTGGAATTACAAGGCAAACATGGAGAAGACCATGAGTTCTACAGACAATGGGCTGATTTCACTG GCAAATGGTTGTGAATTTGCTGTCCTCTCTCTTTTGGGATGTGAAAATAATTTCAG AATATCCGAATATCTTCCTTCTCTTCATGACAAAGTCCTTGCAGCTGCGGCAGAAGCTGCCATTGGTTTGTCTTTGAATCAGAAGAAAAAACAG GGTACTTCCCGTCGGATTCTAGGTGGTATTGTGAAGGGTTTCAAAGGGGGGAAAGTGGGCGATAGAAATGATGTGACTTTCCCTTCCAAATCTTATTATAGAGATCTAGATGGGGTCTTTTGGAGGAACCCATTCCCAGATCCATCTTCGGCTGTTACACAAAATCAGGAAGTTGTGGAAGTCAGCATAG ATGATATCGAAATTGACGAACCTGTACCGGTGGCATCTACTTCAACAAATAAACCAGAGAAAAATCAGAAAG AAAAGGGTGGTGAAAGAGGAAGATTACTTAATGGAGGGAGTGCTGATATAAAGCCCAGACTTAGGACTCCGGAGGAAATCATGGCAACATATAGAAAAGCTGGG GATGCCGCTTCGGTGGCTGCGCAAGCAAGAAACAAGCTTCTAGAGCGCCAAGAGAAACTTGAG AGGATTAGCAAGCGAACTGAGGAATTGAGAAGTGGAGCTGAAGACTTTGCATCATTAGCGAACGAGCTAGTAAAGGTGATGGAAAGTCGGAAATGGTGGCACATATGA